A window of Primulina huaijiensis isolate GDHJ02 chromosome 9, ASM1229523v2, whole genome shotgun sequence contains these coding sequences:
- the LOC140984426 gene encoding ubiquitin-conjugating enzyme E2 5-like produces MFISLKSKEKKSKILREKIRVMSSPSKRREMDLMKLMMTDYKVEMINDGMQEFNVEFHGPKDCPYQGGVWRIRVELPDAYPYKSPSIGFVNKIYHPNVDEMSGSVCLDVINQTWSPMFDLVNVFEVFLPQLLLYPNPSDPLNGEAAALMMRDRNAYEQRVKEYCEKYAKAEEAGALQEGKSSDEELSEDEYASSDEEVAGKADP; encoded by the exons ATGTTTATCAGTCTGAAATCcaaggaaaaaaaatcgaaaatattAAGGGAGAAAATCAGAGTCATGTCTTCCCCCAGCAAACGCAGGGAAATGGATTTGATGAAAct GATGATGACTGATTATAAGGTGGAGATGATCAATGATGGCATGCAGGAGTTCAATGTCGAATTCCATGGACCCAAAGACT GTCCTTATCAAGGAGGTGTTTGGAGGATAAGAGTGGAGCTTCCGGATGCTTATCCGTATAAATCTCCTTCCATTGGTTTTGTGAACAAGATTTACCATCCAAATGTTGATGAAAT GTCAGGGTCTGTGTGTTTAGATGTTATCAATCAGACATGGAGTCCCATGTTTG ACCTGGTGAATGTGTTTGAAGTGTTTCTTCCACAACTTCTTTTGTATCCAAATCCATCAGATCCTCTGAATGGAGAGGCGGCAGCTCTGATGATGCGTGACCGCAATGCATATGAACAAAGAGTTAAAG AGTACTGCGAGAAATATGCGAAGGCTGAAGAAGCTGGAGCCTTGCAAGAAGGAAAATCTAGTGATGAGGAGCTGAGTGAAGATGAATATGCCTCCAGCGATGAGGAAGTAGCTGGAAAAGCTGATCCATGA